One part of the Thermoanaerobacterium sp. CMT5567-10 genome encodes these proteins:
- a CDS encoding CpaF family protein, whose translation MALIDPFVPDDTMKYDANANFSVEDTCDEVTAEIVERYPKIVAEIEAGTSSRKILENKIREIVVDKKIYHGSIESFMQKIFDVLFGYGPLQPYIDDPEVSDILVNSFNTVYIKKFGEKFLIPVNFGSEEKLTRYCYKIAAMCGGKLDENSNVEAVLTDRKRNLRIVISLKPINVISPSISIRKPTTGFTIDELVEKGMFLDEEKELFESAVRDRKTIVIAGKGGSGKTTLLGALINEVPYEERGLLIQETFEIKPKHPDVICKLVRISDNPEIKSYTLFELTKLGLLMSMDRIFIGEIKDREAMDFFNAVFTGHRGSMATVHANSAKEVIDRLVLLMKRSGTDVPIEDLRQMLFSCIDMIIFMEDYRVKEILDMKGGGTA comes from the coding sequence TTGGCGCTGATTGATCCTTTTGTACCTGATGATACTATGAAGTATGATGCAAATGCAAATTTTTCTGTTGAAGACACATGTGATGAAGTTACTGCAGAAATTGTTGAAAGATACCCTAAAATAGTTGCTGAGATTGAAGCTGGAACGTCTTCTCGTAAGATTTTGGAAAATAAAATAAGAGAAATAGTTGTTGACAAAAAGATATATCATGGCAGTATTGAGTCATTTATGCAGAAAATATTTGATGTTCTTTTTGGATATGGACCACTTCAACCGTACATTGATGATCCTGAGGTATCTGATATCCTTGTCAATTCATTCAATACTGTTTATATTAAAAAATTTGGCGAGAAATTTTTAATACCCGTAAATTTTGGAAGTGAGGAGAAACTTACAAGATACTGCTATAAAATAGCTGCTATGTGCGGTGGAAAGCTGGATGAAAACTCAAATGTAGAGGCAGTTCTTACAGACAGAAAAAGAAATTTAAGAATTGTTATATCTCTTAAGCCTATTAATGTTATTTCACCGTCTATTTCGATAAGAAAGCCTACAACCGGCTTTACTATTGATGAGCTTGTAGAAAAAGGAATGTTTTTGGATGAGGAGAAGGAGCTTTTTGAAAGTGCAGTAAGAGATAGAAAAACTATTGTAATTGCCGGAAAAGGCGGCAGTGGAAAGACAACTCTATTAGGTGCGTTGATTAATGAAGTTCCTTATGAGGAAAGAGGGCTTTTAATTCAGGAGACATTTGAAATCAAGCCAAAACATCCGGATGTTATCTGCAAGCTTGTAAGAATTTCAGATAACCCGGAAATAAAAAGCTATACTTTGTTTGAGCTTACAAAATTAGGGCTACTTATGAGCATGGACAGGATTTTTATAGGTGAAATAAAGGATAGAGAGGCTATGGACTTTTTTAATGCTGTTTTCACAGGTCATCGTGGCAGTATGGCTACTGTTCATGCTAATTCTGCAAAAGAGGTAATTGATAGATTGGTACTTTTGATGAAGAGGTCAGGAACAGATGTACCTATAGAGGATTTAAGGCAGATGCTTTTCTCCTGTATAGATATGATAATTTTTATGGAAGATTACAGAGTTAAAGAAATATTGGATATGAAAGGAGGTGGCACTGCTTGA
- a CDS encoding AAA family ATPase: MPKKMIAFWSANGSTGKTTLAIAFATAVKKYKTNIVLADFKEVMPHIHKYFGIELSDKSDIYEAVEDKRDVFAIIKHHLNKKQNTWILSGISINDFSKFQEKHFSIMLETLKKEFDYVLLDTNAGVFFSSTYTALKNSDVILCVTAPTIWSIEDTAEMIEFVCERWGIDKNKFKIILNASVKSEVDINTAEKIIGVETFNVRYGEKNVFRDVGRIVKVLIGKDIEDIGHIKAVGEVKSIGAD, translated from the coding sequence TTGCCAAAGAAAATGATAGCTTTTTGGAGCGCAAATGGAAGCACAGGGAAAACGACATTGGCAATAGCTTTTGCAACAGCGGTGAAGAAATACAAGACAAATATAGTTCTAGCTGACTTTAAAGAGGTTATGCCCCATATTCACAAATATTTTGGAATTGAGCTTAGCGATAAATCTGATATTTACGAGGCAGTTGAGGACAAACGGGATGTGTTTGCCATAATAAAGCACCACTTGAATAAAAAGCAGAATACATGGATTCTTTCTGGCATTTCTATAAACGATTTTTCAAAGTTTCAAGAGAAACATTTTTCAATAATGCTTGAGACACTGAAGAAGGAGTTTGATTATGTTTTACTTGATACAAATGCAGGAGTGTTTTTTTCGTCAACTTATACAGCTTTAAAAAATAGTGATGTAATTTTATGTGTGACAGCACCGACTATTTGGAGCATTGAGGATACTGCAGAAATGATCGAATTCGTCTGTGAGAGATGGGGAATAGACAAAAACAAGTTTAAAATTATTCTAAATGCGTCAGTAAAAAGCGAAGTTGATATCAACACTGCTGAGAAAATTATAGGTGTAGAAACTTTTAACGTAAGATATGGGGAGAAAAATGTATTTCGCGATGTTGGTAGAATTGTTAAGGTTTTGATTGGCAAAGACATTGAAGATATAGGACATATCAAAGCGGTCGGGGAGGTGAAAAGCATTGGCGCTGATTGA